A region of Plectropomus leopardus isolate mb chromosome 16, YSFRI_Pleo_2.0, whole genome shotgun sequence DNA encodes the following proteins:
- the LOC121955304 gene encoding ribonucleoside-diphosphate reductase subunit M2: MLSARAPLSVKPGNSVSGQMSNMSLDKENTPPSLNSTRILASRTARKIFSEAPSKAVKKSSSGEEEEEPLLKENPRRFVIFPIQYHDIWQMYKKAEASFWTAEEVDLSKDLQHWESLKDEERYFISHVLAFFAASDGIVNENLVERFTQEVQVTEARCFYGFQIAMENIHSEMYSLLINTYIKEPAEREYLFNAIETLPCVKKKADWAINWIGNKSANYGERVVAFAAVEGIFFSGSFAAIFWLKKRGLMPGLTFSNELISRDEGLHCDFACLMFKHLVKKPSAETVAEIVRNAVEIEQEFLTEALPVKLIGMNCELMKRYIEFVADRLMLELGFSKIYRVENPFDFMENISLEGKTNFFEKRVGEYQRMGVMSGATDNTFRLDADF, encoded by the exons CCGCCGAGTCTCAACTCGACCCGCATCTTGGCGTCTAGAACCGCGCGGAAAATCTTCTCGGAGGCTCCG TCCAAAGCCGTGAAGAAGAGCAGCAgcggggaggaagaggaggagcctCTGCTGAAGGAAAATCCTCGCCGCTTCGTCATCTTCCCCATCCAGTACCACGACATCTGGCAGATGTACAAGAAGGCCGAGGCGTCTTTCTGGACCGCCGAGGAG gtagATCTGTCGAAGGACCTGCAGCACTGGGAGTCTCTGAAGGACGAGGAGCGCTACTTCATCTCTCACGTGTTGGCCTTCTTTGCCGCCAGCGACGGAATCGTCAACGAGAATCTG GTGGAGCGCTTCACACAGGAAGTACAGGTGACGGAGGCCAGGTGTTTCTACGGTTTCCAGATCGCCATGGAGAACATCCACTCTGAGATGTACAGCCTCCTCATCAACACCTACATCAAGGAGCCTGCAGAGAG AGAATACCTGTTCAATGCCATCGAGACTCTGCCGTGTGTGAAGAAGAAGGCCGACTGGGCGATCAACTGGATCGGCAACAAGAGCGCCAACTACG GAGAGCGTGTGGTGGCCTTCGCCGCCGTGGAGGGAATCTTCTTCTCTGGTTCGTTCGCGGCGATCTTCTGGCTGAAGAAGAGAGGCCTGATGCCCGGCCTGACCTTCTCCAACGAGCTCATCAGCAGAGACGAG GGTCTGCACTGTGACTTCGCCTGTCTGATGTTCAAACACTTGGTGAAGAAGCCGTCGGCAGAAACCGTCGCTGAGATCGTCAGGAATGCCGTGGAGATCGAGCAG GAGTTCCTGACGGAGGCTCTGCCGGTGAAGCTGATCGGGATGAACTGCGAGCTGATGAAGCGGTACATCGAGTTTGTGGCCGACAGACTGATGCTGGAGCTCGGCTTCTCGAAG ATCTACCGGGTGGAGAACCCCTTCGACTTCATGGAGAACATCTCTCTGGAGGGAAAGACCAACTTCTTTGAGAAGCGTGTGGGCGAGTACCAGAGGATGGGCGTGATGTCGGGCGCCACAGACAACACCTTCAGGCTGGACGCCGACTTCTGA
- the LOC121955303 gene encoding palmitoyltransferase ZDHHC14-like isoform X2: protein MSQIQHAAPDQQQQSGPDAQIRTRSPEPAEHPGPGPGHRGRTPRRKWQLFPGRNRFYCDGRIMMARQSGVFYLTLLLILLTCGLFFTFDCPFLASNLTPAIPAVGGVLFIFVMGMLFRASFTDPGVLPRATPDEAADLERQIDTAGCSRPPPRTREVLINGQTVKLKYCFTCKIFRPPRASHCSLCDNCVERFDHHCPWVGNCVGRRNYRFFYLFILSLSFLTIFIFAFVITHVIIRSNRTGFLSALKDSPASVLEVVVCFFSVWSIVGLSGFHTYLISSNQTTNEDIKGSWSTKRGKDNYNPYSYGNILTNCCAALCGPLPPSLIDRRGLIQSDTPQTVSQSSQSNGTSTYASTQLTSHMDLCASV from the exons ATGTCTCAGATCCAGCATGCGGCACCggaccagcagcagcagtccgGACCGGACGCCCAGATCCGCACCCGCAGCCCCGAGCCGGCCGAGCACCCCGGACCCGGACCCGGACACCGCGGCCGGACCCCCCGCAGGAAGTGGCAGCTGTTCCCGGGAAGGAACCGGTTCTACTGCGACGGCAGGATCATGATGGCGCGACAGAGCGGCGTCTTCTACCTGACGCTGCTGCTCATCCTGCTCACCTGCGGACTCTTCTTCACCTTCGA CTGTCCCTTCCTGGCATCCAACCTCACCCCGGCCATCCCGGCGGTTGGCGGCGTCCTCTTCATCTTTGTGATGGGGATGCTGTTCAGGGCGAGCTTCACCGACCCCGGCGTCCTGCCCCGGGCCACGCCGGACGAGGCCGCCGACCTGGAAAGGCAAATCG ACACGGCCGGCTGCTCCAGACCGCCTCCTCGCACCCGAGAGGTCCTGATCAACGGACAGACGGTCAAACTGAAATACTGCTTCACCTGTAAGATCTTCAGACCGCCGCGAGCGTCGCACTGCAGCCTCTGTGACAACTGCGTCG agCGTTTCGACCATCACTGTCCGTGGGTTGGGAACTGCGTCGGACGGAGGAACTACCGCTTCTTCTACCTGTTCATCCTCTCGCTCTCCTTCCTCACCATCTTCATCTTCGCCTTTGTCATCACGCATGTCATCATCA GATCGAACCGGACGGGTTTCCTGAGCGCGCTCAAAGACAGCCCGGCCAG CGTGCTGGAGGTGGTGGTGTGTTTCTTCTCCGTCTGGTCGATCGTGGGTCTGTCGGGGTTCCACACGTACCTGATCAGCTCCAACCAGACCACCAACGAGGAC ATTAAAGGGTCGTGGTCCACCAAGAGAGGGAAGGATAACTACAACCCCTACAGCTACGGAAACATCCTGACCAACTGCTGCGCCGCCCTGTGTGGCCCCCTGCCCCCCAG TCTGATTGACAGGAGAGGACTCATCCAGTCTGATACCCCGCAGACCGTCTCCCAGTCCTCCCAGTCCAACGGCACCAGCACCTACGCCTCCACCCAGCTGACCAGTCACATG GATCTCTGCGCCTCCGTCTGA
- the LOC121955303 gene encoding palmitoyltransferase ZDHHC14-like isoform X1 — protein sequence MSQIQHAAPDQQQQSGPDAQIRTRSPEPAEHPGPGPGHRGRTPRRKWQLFPGRNRFYCDGRIMMARQSGVFYLTLLLILLTCGLFFTFDCPFLASNLTPAIPAVGGVLFIFVMGMLFRASFTDPGVLPRATPDEAADLERQIDTAGCSRPPPRTREVLINGQTVKLKYCFTCKIFRPPRASHCSLCDNCVERFDHHCPWVGNCVGRRNYRFFYLFILSLSFLTIFIFAFVITHVIIRSNRTGFLSALKDSPASVLEVVVCFFSVWSIVGLSGFHTYLISSNQTTNEDIKGSWSTKRGKDNYNPYSYGNILTNCCAALCGPLPPSLIDRRGLIQSDTPQTVSQSSQSNGTSTYASTQLTSHMCDQDQCLQSTKFVLQAAATPLLHSDPVVLAPLPGKTTTLGGPCAYLAPSQPSLPSCGGDVLTLRDAAVDSHCHHHLHHHHHHHHHHFVSPEETPCSTPQGALPCPAHLHLHPHPHPHPPVPAPAALYDPACQDALHEDSVRGLVKLSSV from the exons ATGTCTCAGATCCAGCATGCGGCACCggaccagcagcagcagtccgGACCGGACGCCCAGATCCGCACCCGCAGCCCCGAGCCGGCCGAGCACCCCGGACCCGGACCCGGACACCGCGGCCGGACCCCCCGCAGGAAGTGGCAGCTGTTCCCGGGAAGGAACCGGTTCTACTGCGACGGCAGGATCATGATGGCGCGACAGAGCGGCGTCTTCTACCTGACGCTGCTGCTCATCCTGCTCACCTGCGGACTCTTCTTCACCTTCGA CTGTCCCTTCCTGGCATCCAACCTCACCCCGGCCATCCCGGCGGTTGGCGGCGTCCTCTTCATCTTTGTGATGGGGATGCTGTTCAGGGCGAGCTTCACCGACCCCGGCGTCCTGCCCCGGGCCACGCCGGACGAGGCCGCCGACCTGGAAAGGCAAATCG ACACGGCCGGCTGCTCCAGACCGCCTCCTCGCACCCGAGAGGTCCTGATCAACGGACAGACGGTCAAACTGAAATACTGCTTCACCTGTAAGATCTTCAGACCGCCGCGAGCGTCGCACTGCAGCCTCTGTGACAACTGCGTCG agCGTTTCGACCATCACTGTCCGTGGGTTGGGAACTGCGTCGGACGGAGGAACTACCGCTTCTTCTACCTGTTCATCCTCTCGCTCTCCTTCCTCACCATCTTCATCTTCGCCTTTGTCATCACGCATGTCATCATCA GATCGAACCGGACGGGTTTCCTGAGCGCGCTCAAAGACAGCCCGGCCAG CGTGCTGGAGGTGGTGGTGTGTTTCTTCTCCGTCTGGTCGATCGTGGGTCTGTCGGGGTTCCACACGTACCTGATCAGCTCCAACCAGACCACCAACGAGGAC ATTAAAGGGTCGTGGTCCACCAAGAGAGGGAAGGATAACTACAACCCCTACAGCTACGGAAACATCCTGACCAACTGCTGCGCCGCCCTGTGTGGCCCCCTGCCCCCCAG TCTGATTGACAGGAGAGGACTCATCCAGTCTGATACCCCGCAGACCGTCTCCCAGTCCTCCCAGTCCAACGGCACCAGCACCTACGCCTCCACCCAGCTGACCAGTCACATG TGTGACCAGGATCAGTGTCTTCAGAGTACGAAGTTCGTCCTCCAGGCCGCGGCGACTCCGCTGCTCCATAGTGACCCCGTCGTCCTGGCCCCACTGCCGGGGAAGACCACCACGCTGGGGGGCCCCTGTGCCTACCTGGCCCCGTCCCAGCCCTCCCTGCCGTCCTGTGGGGGGGACGTTCTGACCCTGAGAGACGCCGCCGTCGACTCGCACTGCCACCACCACctccatcatcaccaccatcaccaccaccaccacttcGTCAGCCCGGAGGAGACGCCGTGCTCCACACCGCAGGGCGCCCTGCCCTGCCCCGCCCACCTGCACCTGCACCCGCACCCGCACCCGCACCCCCCTGTCCCCGCGCCCGCCGCCCTGTACGACCCGGCCTGTCAGGACGCTCTGCACGAGGACTCGGTCAGAGGGCTGGTCAAACTCAGCTCCGTGTGA